The following coding sequences are from one Hymenobacter sp. DG25A window:
- a CDS encoding YybH family protein, with protein MKPYLLLLLATAALASSCTKTDEKKDAANIQTLDQQFVGAWNSKNAMQLDTMMADDVHYLQGEAHYQGKSEVSNRWVRETINTISDLRLNPVSSGADTQIAYEAGTFSVDVLPAAPGQPMGEGEGNFVLIWKKNAKGLWKLSYAQLEGLPVKAK; from the coding sequence ATGAAGCCCTATCTGTTGCTATTGCTCGCTACGGCCGCCCTGGCTTCTTCTTGTACCAAAACCGACGAGAAGAAGGATGCCGCCAATATTCAAACGCTGGACCAGCAATTTGTTGGAGCCTGGAACAGCAAGAATGCCATGCAGCTGGATACGATGATGGCGGATGATGTGCATTACCTGCAAGGCGAAGCCCATTACCAGGGCAAGTCGGAGGTTTCCAACCGCTGGGTTCGGGAAACCATCAATACTATTTCCGACCTGCGCCTGAACCCGGTTAGCTCCGGTGCTGATACCCAAATAGCATATGAAGCCGGTACTTTCTCGGTAGACGTGCTGCCCGCTGCCCCCGGCCAGCCCATGGGCGAAGGCGAAGGCAACTTTGTCCTGATCTGGAAAAAGAACGCCAAAGGCCTCTGGAAGCTGAGCTACGCGCAGCTGGAAGGCCTGCCCGTAAAAGCCAAGTAA
- a CDS encoding DUF779 domain-containing protein: MPTPRVLVTPAAEATIDLLRDEHGPLMFHQSGGCCDGSSPMCFTKGEFRIGGNDVWLGQIHDCDFFMSTSQFEYWQHTQLTVDVTKGRGASFSLEIPLGVRFLIRSRLFTEEESRDMAPVLEGEEYLAAQAS; this comes from the coding sequence ATGCCTACTCCCCGAGTTTTAGTAACCCCCGCCGCCGAAGCCACCATTGATTTGCTGCGCGACGAGCATGGCCCTTTAATGTTCCACCAGAGCGGGGGCTGCTGCGACGGTTCCTCGCCCATGTGCTTTACCAAAGGCGAGTTCCGCATTGGGGGCAACGATGTATGGCTGGGCCAGATCCATGACTGCGACTTCTTCATGAGTACCAGCCAGTTTGAGTACTGGCAGCATACCCAGCTCACGGTAGACGTAACCAAAGGGCGAGGAGCGAGCTTTTCGTTGGAAATACCGCTGGGCGTGCGCTTCCTGATTCGGTCCCGGCTGTTTACGGAGGAGGAGTCCCGGGATATGGCGCCGGTGCTGGAAGGCGAGGAATACCTGGCCGCGCAAGCATCTTAG
- a CDS encoding YMGG-like glycine zipper-containing protein, whose product MKKVSLILSLVFLLNIAFTNFSQAQTRKPWSPQAKGAIIGGVGGAAAGALIHKRNRVVGGAVGAAAGAGTGYVIGKSIDNKRKARAAEAARVAANNRAAAAERQAAAARAERSAMARRLESSKQNNGLAVGQQQQYPGAASGFAAASIPAMMYASNGASMPMNAAYLPNASYGERSTEYPTSEYRRKSW is encoded by the coding sequence ATGAAAAAGGTCAGTCTGATTTTGAGCCTCGTATTTCTGCTCAACATAGCCTTCACCAATTTTTCTCAGGCGCAAACTAGAAAGCCCTGGAGCCCACAAGCCAAAGGCGCCATTATTGGTGGCGTTGGTGGAGCTGCTGCGGGTGCCCTGATTCATAAGCGTAACCGCGTAGTGGGTGGCGCAGTAGGCGCTGCCGCCGGTGCTGGTACTGGCTATGTAATTGGTAAGAGCATTGACAACAAGCGTAAGGCCCGTGCCGCCGAAGCGGCCCGCGTAGCGGCTAATAACCGCGCTGCCGCTGCTGAGCGTCAGGCCGCTGCCGCCCGCGCCGAGCGTTCGGCCATGGCCCGCCGCCTAGAATCTTCCAAGCAAAACAATGGTCTGGCCGTAGGTCAGCAGCAGCAATATCCTGGCGCGGCTTCCGGTTTTGCCGCCGCTTCTATCCCTGCCATGATGTATGCCAGCAATGGCGCGTCAATGCCCATGAACGCAGCTTATTTGCCCAATGCCTCGTATGGGGAGCGTTCTACGGAATATCCTACCTCGGAATATCGTAGAAAGAGCTGGTAA